The following coding sequences are from one Deltaproteobacteria bacterium window:
- a CDS encoding DUF2281 domain-containing protein, translating to MTQQQLIDEYISLPKEAQHQVADFVAFLRQRYKAAPPIQQPRTADLEKEPFIGMWRNRQDLDDSTTWVRNTRKAEWGEGV from the coding sequence ATGACACAACAACAGTTGATTGATGAATACATTTCCCTTCCTAAGGAAGCGCAGCACCAAGTTGCTGATTTCGTCGCTTTCCTGCGGCAGCGATATAAAGCCGCGCCACCAATACAACAGCCGCGCACTGCGGATTTGGAGAAGGAACCATTCATCGGGATGTGGCGCAATCGCCAAGATTTAGACGATAGCACCACCTGGGTGCGCAACACCCGCAAAGCGGAATGGGGCGAAGGCGTGTGA
- a CDS encoding type II toxin-antitoxin system VapC family toxin, with protein sequence MGRRRVTLVDPDILIDAGRGIPEAVACLKDIKAHSTLTISIVTQMELMIGCRNKSELQKLDKFLKQLQIVKLNEAIADKSVELLRLYRLSHSLLIADSLIAATALTLNVAFISKNQRDYKFISGLNLLTYP encoded by the coding sequence ATGGGGCGAAGGCGTGTGACCCTTGTTGATCCAGATATTCTCATTGACGCCGGTCGAGGCATTCCAGAAGCTGTTGCTTGTCTGAAAGACATCAAAGCCCATTCAACATTGACCATCAGCATCGTTACACAAATGGAGTTGATGATAGGTTGCCGCAACAAGTCCGAGTTGCAGAAATTGGACAAGTTCCTCAAGCAGTTGCAGATTGTCAAGCTTAACGAGGCGATTGCGGACAAGTCAGTGGAGTTACTGCGATTGTACCGCCTGAGTCACAGTCTGCTCATTGCTGACAGCCTGATCGCGGCAACAGCTTTGACTTTGAATGTAGCGTTTATCTCCAAGAACCAACGCGATTACAAATTCATTTCTGGGCTCAATCTCCTGACCTACCCTTGA